A portion of the Micromonospora tarapacensis genome contains these proteins:
- the metK gene encoding methionine adenosyltransferase, translating to MTRRLFTSESVTEGHPDKIADQISDGILDALLTQDPHSRVAVETLITTGQVHVAGEVTTKAYADIPTIVRETILDIGYDSSKKGFDGASCGVSVSIGSQSPDIAQGVDNAFELRTGASESALDAQGAGDQGMMFGFACSETPELMPLPIALAHRLARRLSAVRKDGTVPYLRPDGKTQVTIEYDGLRPVRLNTVVVSSQHAADISLDSLLTPDVRDHVIAPELESLGLDTEGYRLLVNPTGRFEIGGPMGDAGLTGRKIIVDTYGGYARHGGGAFSGKDPSKVDRSAAYAMRWVAKNVVAAGLAERCEVQVAYAIGKAHPVSLFVETFGTETVPVASIEKAVTEIFDLRPAAIIRDLHLLRPIYAQTAAYGHFGRELTDLTWESTDRAADLKSAAGA from the coding sequence GTGACACGCCGCCTCTTCACGTCCGAATCGGTCACGGAAGGCCACCCGGACAAGATCGCCGACCAGATCAGCGACGGCATCCTCGACGCCCTGCTCACCCAGGACCCGCACAGCCGGGTCGCGGTGGAGACCCTCATCACCACCGGCCAGGTCCACGTTGCCGGCGAGGTGACCACCAAGGCGTACGCCGACATCCCGACAATCGTCCGGGAGACCATCCTCGACATCGGCTACGACTCGTCCAAGAAGGGCTTCGACGGCGCGTCATGCGGCGTCAGCGTCTCCATCGGCTCCCAGTCGCCGGACATCGCCCAGGGCGTCGACAACGCCTTCGAGCTGCGTACCGGTGCGTCCGAGAGCGCGCTGGACGCGCAGGGCGCCGGCGACCAGGGGATGATGTTCGGCTTCGCCTGCTCGGAGACGCCGGAGCTGATGCCGCTGCCGATCGCGCTCGCGCACCGGCTGGCCCGGCGGCTCTCCGCGGTCCGCAAGGACGGCACCGTCCCGTACCTGCGCCCGGACGGCAAGACCCAGGTCACCATCGAGTACGACGGGCTGCGCCCGGTCCGGCTCAACACGGTCGTGGTGTCCAGCCAGCACGCCGCGGACATCTCGCTGGACTCGCTGCTCACCCCCGACGTGCGCGACCACGTCATCGCCCCCGAGCTGGAGAGCCTCGGGCTCGACACCGAGGGTTACCGGCTGCTGGTCAACCCGACCGGCCGGTTCGAGATCGGTGGCCCGATGGGCGACGCCGGCCTCACCGGGCGGAAGATCATCGTCGACACCTACGGCGGCTACGCCCGGCACGGCGGTGGCGCCTTCTCCGGCAAGGACCCGTCGAAGGTCGACCGCTCGGCGGCGTACGCCATGCGGTGGGTGGCCAAGAACGTGGTGGCCGCCGGCCTGGCCGAGCGCTGCGAGGTGCAGGTCGCGTACGCGATCGGCAAGGCCCACCCGGTGAGCCTGTTCGTCGAGACGTTCGGCACCGAGACCGTGCCGGTCGCCTCGATCGAGAAGGCGGTCACCGAGATCTTCGACCTGCGCCCGGCCGCCATCATCCGGGACCTGCACCTGTTGCGCCCGATCTACGCGCAGACCGCCGCCTACGGCCACTTCGGCCGGGAGCTGACGGACCTGACCTGGGAGAGCACCGACCGGGCCGCCGACCTCAAGTCGGCCGCGGGAGCCTGA
- a CDS encoding nucleoside/nucleotide kinase family protein, translated as MSLDDEARPAARLTVLAGPSGAGRASVVELVRARSPSVWTPVSVTTRPRRECELEGVHRHFLTPEEFDRRLAAGELLEWSRLGAYRRGTETGPLRGRLAAGQPVLLPLDLDGALLVRATWPRARLVLLHPPGRMPGPAAVSAFDHSVSHDRIERVVDELVGFIGSSFLAPARPRPRG; from the coding sequence GTGAGCTTGGATGACGAGGCGCGCCCGGCGGCTCGGCTCACTGTCCTGGCCGGCCCATCCGGCGCCGGCAGGGCGAGTGTCGTCGAACTGGTCCGGGCGCGTTCTCCGTCAGTGTGGACGCCCGTCTCGGTCACCACCCGGCCCCGCCGGGAGTGCGAGCTGGAGGGCGTCCACCGGCACTTCCTCACGCCGGAGGAGTTCGACCGCCGGCTTGCCGCCGGTGAGTTGCTGGAGTGGAGCCGGCTCGGCGCGTACCGGCGCGGCACGGAGACCGGCCCGCTGCGCGGCCGGCTCGCCGCCGGGCAGCCGGTGCTGCTTCCGCTCGACCTCGACGGGGCGCTGCTGGTCCGGGCCACCTGGCCCCGGGCACGACTCGTGCTGCTGCATCCACCCGGCCGGATGCCGGGTCCAGCCGCGGTGTCGGCCTTCGACCACAGCGTCTCGCACGACCGCATCGAGCGGGTCGTGGACGAGCTGGTAGGATTCATCGGTTCTTCCTTCCTGGCTCCGGCCCGGCCGCGTCCGCGCGGTTGA
- the rpoZ gene encoding DNA-directed RNA polymerase subunit omega, with protein sequence MGSIANPEGITNPPIDELLEKTTSKYALVIFAAKRARQVNAYYSQLGEGLLEYVGPLVETTPQEKPLSIAMREINAGLLTAEPTDQP encoded by the coding sequence GTGGGATCCATCGCCAACCCCGAAGGCATCACCAACCCGCCGATCGACGAGCTCCTGGAGAAGACCACCTCCAAGTACGCGCTGGTCATCTTCGCGGCCAAGCGCGCCCGCCAGGTCAACGCCTACTACAGCCAGCTCGGCGAGGGCCTGCTGGAGTACGTCGGCCCACTGGTCGAGACCACGCCCCAGGAGAAGCCGCTCTCCATCGCCATGCGGGAGATCAACGCTGGCCTGCTCACGGCCGAGCCGACCGACCAGCCGTAA
- the carB gene encoding carbamoyl-phosphate synthase large subunit has protein sequence MPRRTDLKHILVIGSGPIVIGQACEFDYSGTQACRVLRSEGIRVSLVNSNPATIMTDPEFADATYVEPITPEFVELVIARERPDAVLPTLGGQTALNTAVALHEAGVLEKYGVEMIGADIDAIRRGEDRQLFKEIVAKAGVRIGVANPSGLVPRSRVCHSMDEVRETVTELGLPVVIRPSFTMGGLGSGMAHSDADLERIAGAGLAASPVHEVLIEESVLGWKEYELELMRDHHDNVVVVCSIENLDPMGVHTGDSVTVAPAMTLTDREYQRLRDLGIAVLREVGVDTGGCNIQFAVNPADGRIVVIEMNPRVSRSSALASKATGFPIAKIAAKLAIGYTLDEIPNDITRKTPAAFEPTLDYVVVKIPRFAFEKFPGADPELTTTMKSVGEAMSLGRNFTEALNKAMRSMETRSAGFWTVPDPSGATKENTLAALGTPHDGRLYTVERALRLGASIGEVATASGGIDPWFLDQIAGLVELRAEIVAAPVLDAALLRRAKRAGLSDRQLAALRPELAAEDGVRTLRHRLDIRPIYKTVDTCAAEFEATTPYHYSSYDAETEVVGSVRPKVLILGSGPNRIGQGIEFDYSCVHAVQALRSAPEGGFETVMVNCNPETVSTDYDTADRLYFEPLTFEDVIEVWHAEDSSGRAAGGPGVVGVIVQLGGQTPLGLAQRLKDAGVPVVGTSPESIHLAEERGAFGSLLARAGLRAPAHGTATSYQEAKEIADEIGYPVLVRPSYVLGGRGMEIVYDDATLRDYIGRATDISPDHPVLVDRFLDDAIEIDVDALCDADGEVYLGGVMEHIEEAGIHSGDSSCALPPITLASSHVTQVRRYTEAIARGIGVRGLLNVQYALKDDALYVLEANPRASRTVPFVSKATAVPLAKAAARIALGASIAELRAEGLLPATGDGGALPPDAPIAVKEAVLPFKRFRTPAGKGVDSLLGPEMKSTGEVMGIDTSFGHAFAKSQSAAYGSLPTEGRIFVSVANRDKRGMIFPIKRLADLGFEIVATSGTAEVLRRHGIACEQAPKHYEAGSDDDAVSLILGGRVALVINTPQGSGAGARSDGYEIRSAAVTADIPCITTVPGAAAAVMGIEARIRGDMQVRPLQDLHATLRAQR, from the coding sequence ATGCCTAGACGGACCGATCTGAAGCACATCCTGGTGATCGGCTCGGGGCCGATCGTCATCGGGCAGGCCTGCGAGTTCGACTACTCCGGCACCCAGGCGTGCCGGGTGCTGCGCAGCGAGGGGATCCGGGTCAGCCTGGTCAACTCCAACCCGGCGACCATCATGACCGACCCGGAGTTCGCCGACGCCACCTACGTCGAGCCGATCACCCCGGAGTTCGTCGAGCTGGTCATCGCCAGGGAACGGCCCGACGCGGTGCTGCCCACCCTCGGCGGTCAGACGGCCCTGAACACCGCCGTCGCGCTACACGAGGCCGGGGTGCTGGAGAAGTACGGCGTGGAGATGATCGGCGCGGACATCGACGCGATCCGTCGCGGCGAGGACCGGCAGCTGTTCAAGGAGATCGTGGCGAAGGCGGGCGTCCGGATCGGCGTGGCGAACCCGTCGGGGCTGGTGCCACGCTCCCGGGTCTGCCACTCCATGGACGAGGTCCGCGAGACGGTCACCGAGCTGGGCCTGCCGGTGGTGATCCGGCCGTCGTTCACCATGGGTGGCCTCGGTTCGGGGATGGCGCACAGCGACGCCGACCTGGAGCGCATCGCCGGGGCCGGCCTGGCCGCGAGCCCGGTGCACGAGGTGCTGATCGAGGAGAGCGTGCTCGGTTGGAAGGAGTACGAGCTCGAACTGATGCGGGACCACCACGACAACGTGGTGGTGGTCTGCTCGATCGAGAACCTCGACCCGATGGGCGTGCACACCGGCGACAGCGTGACCGTGGCGCCGGCCATGACGTTGACCGACCGGGAGTACCAGCGCCTGCGTGATCTGGGCATCGCGGTGTTGCGCGAGGTGGGGGTGGACACCGGCGGCTGCAACATCCAGTTCGCGGTGAACCCGGCCGACGGCCGCATCGTCGTCATCGAGATGAACCCGCGGGTCTCCCGCTCCTCGGCGCTGGCGTCGAAGGCGACCGGCTTCCCGATCGCGAAGATCGCCGCGAAGCTGGCCATCGGCTACACCCTCGACGAGATTCCCAACGACATCACCCGCAAGACGCCGGCCGCGTTCGAGCCGACGCTGGACTACGTGGTGGTCAAGATCCCCCGGTTCGCCTTCGAGAAGTTCCCCGGCGCGGACCCGGAGCTGACCACCACGATGAAGTCCGTCGGCGAGGCGATGAGCCTCGGGCGCAACTTCACCGAGGCGTTGAACAAGGCGATGCGCTCGATGGAAACCAGATCAGCCGGCTTCTGGACCGTGCCGGATCCGTCGGGGGCGACGAAGGAGAACACTCTCGCCGCGCTGGGTACGCCGCACGACGGGCGGCTCTACACCGTCGAGCGAGCGCTGCGGCTGGGTGCCTCGATCGGCGAGGTGGCGACGGCGTCCGGCGGGATCGACCCGTGGTTCCTGGACCAGATCGCCGGGCTCGTCGAACTGCGCGCCGAGATCGTGGCCGCGCCGGTGCTGGACGCGGCACTGCTGCGCCGGGCGAAGCGGGCCGGCCTGTCCGACCGGCAACTGGCCGCGTTGCGCCCGGAACTGGCCGCCGAGGACGGCGTGCGTACGCTGCGGCACCGGCTCGACATCCGGCCGATCTACAAGACGGTGGACACCTGCGCCGCCGAGTTCGAGGCCACCACCCCGTACCACTACTCCTCGTACGACGCGGAGACCGAGGTGGTCGGGTCGGTGCGGCCGAAGGTGCTGATCCTCGGCTCCGGGCCGAACCGGATCGGGCAGGGCATCGAGTTCGACTACTCCTGCGTGCACGCGGTGCAGGCGCTGCGGAGCGCGCCGGAGGGCGGCTTCGAGACGGTCATGGTCAACTGCAACCCGGAGACCGTCTCCACCGACTACGACACCGCCGACCGGCTCTACTTCGAGCCGCTGACCTTCGAGGACGTGATCGAGGTCTGGCACGCCGAGGACTCCTCCGGCCGGGCGGCCGGCGGGCCGGGTGTGGTCGGGGTGATCGTGCAGCTCGGCGGGCAGACCCCGCTCGGGCTGGCCCAGCGGCTCAAGGACGCGGGCGTGCCGGTGGTCGGCACCTCCCCGGAGTCGATCCACCTGGCCGAGGAGCGGGGCGCCTTCGGGTCGCTGCTGGCCCGGGCCGGTCTGCGCGCCCCGGCGCACGGCACCGCCACCTCCTACCAGGAGGCGAAGGAGATCGCCGACGAGATCGGCTACCCGGTGCTGGTCCGCCCGTCGTACGTGTTGGGTGGGCGGGGGATGGAGATCGTCTACGACGATGCCACGCTGCGTGACTACATCGGCCGGGCCACCGACATCTCCCCGGATCATCCGGTGCTGGTGGACCGGTTCCTCGACGACGCCATCGAGATCGACGTGGACGCGCTCTGCGACGCCGACGGCGAGGTCTACCTCGGCGGGGTGATGGAGCACATCGAGGAGGCGGGCATCCACTCCGGCGACTCGTCCTGCGCCCTGCCGCCGATCACTCTCGCCAGCTCGCACGTCACCCAGGTCCGCCGGTACACCGAGGCGATCGCGCGGGGCATCGGCGTACGCGGCCTGCTGAACGTGCAGTACGCGTTGAAGGACGACGCGCTGTACGTACTGGAGGCCAACCCGCGTGCCTCGCGTACGGTGCCGTTCGTCTCGAAGGCCACGGCGGTGCCGTTGGCCAAGGCTGCGGCCCGGATCGCGCTCGGCGCGAGCATCGCGGAACTGCGCGCCGAGGGCCTGCTGCCGGCGACCGGAGACGGTGGCGCGCTGCCGCCGGACGCCCCGATCGCGGTCAAGGAGGCGGTGCTGCCGTTCAAGCGGTTCCGCACGCCCGCCGGCAAGGGCGTGGACTCGCTGCTCGGCCCGGAGATGAAGTCGACCGGTGAGGTGATGGGGATCGACACCTCCTTCGGGCACGCCTTCGCCAAATCGCAGTCGGCGGCGTACGGGTCGCTGCCGACCGAGGGCAGGATCTTCGTCTCGGTGGCCAACCGGGACAAGCGCGGAATGATCTTCCCGATCAAGCGGCTGGCCGACCTGGGCTTCGAGATCGTCGCGACCAGCGGCACCGCCGAGGTGCTGCGCCGGCACGGCATCGCCTGCGAGCAGGCCCCCAAGCACTACGAGGCGGGCTCCGACGACGACGCGGTGTCGTTGATCCTCGGTGGCCGGGTCGCCCTGGTGATCAATACGCCGCAGGGTTCCGGCGCCGGTGCCCGCTCCGACGGCTACGAGATCCGCAGCGCCGCGGTCACCGCGGACATCCCGTGCATCACCACGGTGCCGGGGGCCGCCGCCGCGGTCATGGGCATCGAGGCCCGCATCCGGGGTGACATGCAGGTGCGCCCGCTCCAGGATCTGCACGCCACCCTGCGGGCGCAACGGTGA
- the mihF gene encoding integration host factor, actinobacterial type, which yields MPLPSLTPEQRAAALEKAAEIRKARAELKEQLKQGKTTLGAVLERAESDDVVGKLKVSAVLQAMPGIGKIRATQIMEKLKIADSRRLRGLGEQQRKALLGEFAAN from the coding sequence GTGCCGCTCCCGTCACTGACCCCCGAGCAGCGCGCAGCCGCGCTGGAGAAGGCTGCGGAGATCCGCAAAGCCCGTGCCGAGCTGAAGGAGCAGCTCAAGCAGGGCAAGACCACCCTCGGTGCCGTTCTTGAGCGGGCCGAGTCCGACGATGTCGTCGGCAAGCTCAAGGTGTCGGCCGTGCTGCAGGCCATGCCGGGCATCGGTAAGATCCGGGCCACCCAGATCATGGAGAAGCTCAAGATCGCCGATAGCCGTCGCCTGCGTGGCCTCGGCGAGCAGCAGCGTAAGGCCCTGCTTGGGGAGTTCGCCGCCAACTGA
- the coaBC gene encoding bifunctional phosphopantothenoylcysteine decarboxylase/phosphopantothenate--cysteine ligase CoaBC, translating into MSARIILGVGGGIAAYKACELLRLFTESGHRVRVVPTAAALRFVGAPTWAALSGQPVAEDVWADVHEVPHVRLGQQADLVVVAPTTADLLARAAHGLADDLLTNTLLTARCPVLLAPAMHTEMWEHPATAANVATLRARGVRVIEPAVGRLTGADTGKGRLPDPVEIFAVSRRVLARGVDAPADLTGRHVVVTAGGTREPLDPVRFLGNRSSGKQGYAFARCALARGARVTLVAANVALPDPAGADLVRVGTTGELREATLKAAAGADAVVMAAAPADFRPATYAPGKIKKSDDGAAPTIELVTNPDIAAELGQRRRPEQVLVVFAAETGDAEANGRAKLARKRADLIVVNEVGPDKVFGAETNAATVIGADGSVIRMPEQSKEDLADGVWDLVVARFGR; encoded by the coding sequence ATGAGCGCCCGGATCATCCTCGGCGTGGGCGGTGGGATCGCCGCCTACAAGGCGTGCGAGTTGCTGCGCCTGTTCACCGAGTCCGGTCACCGGGTCCGGGTCGTGCCGACCGCCGCCGCGTTGCGCTTCGTCGGCGCGCCGACCTGGGCGGCGCTCTCCGGGCAGCCGGTCGCCGAGGACGTCTGGGCCGACGTGCACGAGGTGCCACACGTACGCCTCGGGCAGCAGGCCGACCTGGTGGTGGTCGCGCCCACCACCGCGGACCTGCTGGCCCGGGCCGCCCACGGCCTCGCCGACGACCTGCTCACCAACACCCTGCTCACGGCCCGCTGCCCGGTGCTGCTGGCGCCGGCCATGCACACCGAGATGTGGGAACATCCGGCCACCGCCGCCAACGTCGCGACGCTGCGCGCCCGGGGCGTCCGCGTCATCGAGCCGGCCGTCGGGCGGCTCACCGGCGCCGACACCGGCAAGGGCCGCCTGCCCGACCCGGTGGAGATCTTCGCGGTGTCCCGCCGCGTCCTGGCCCGCGGCGTCGACGCTCCGGCCGACCTGACCGGCCGGCACGTGGTGGTCACCGCCGGCGGCACCCGGGAACCCCTGGACCCGGTGCGCTTCCTCGGCAACCGTTCCTCCGGCAAGCAGGGCTACGCGTTCGCCCGCTGCGCCCTCGCCCGCGGCGCCCGGGTCACGCTGGTCGCGGCGAACGTCGCGCTGCCCGACCCGGCCGGTGCGGATCTGGTCCGCGTCGGCACCACCGGCGAGCTGCGGGAGGCGACGCTGAAGGCGGCGGCCGGCGCCGACGCGGTCGTGATGGCGGCGGCTCCGGCCGATTTCCGACCGGCGACCTACGCGCCTGGCAAAATCAAGAAGTCGGACGACGGCGCGGCACCCACCATCGAACTCGTCACCAACCCGGACATCGCCGCCGAGCTGGGCCAGCGCCGCCGACCGGAGCAGGTGCTCGTGGTGTTCGCCGCCGAGACCGGCGACGCCGAGGCCAACGGACGGGCCAAGCTGGCCCGTAAACGGGCCGACCTCATCGTCGTCAACGAGGTCGGGCCGGACAAGGTCTTCGGCGCCGAGACCAACGCGGCCACCGTCATCGGCGCGGACGGTTCGGTCATCCGGATGCCCGAACAGTCCAAGGAGGATCTCGCCGACGGCGTGTGGGACCTCGTGGTCGCCCGGTTCGGCCGGTGA
- the pyrF gene encoding orotidine-5'-phosphate decarboxylase, giving the protein MESFGARLHRAVGERGPLCVGIDPHPALLARWGLADDVQGLSRFARIVVEALGDRVAVVKPQSAFFERFGSQGVAVLESTIRQLRESGSLVLLDVKRGDIGSTVRAYASAYLDPSSPVYVDAVTASPFLGVGALAPMFELAAEHGGGVFVLALTSNPEGAAVQRARGADGRTVAQTVIDEISQLNAGAEPLGSFGLVVGATVGETGCDLSAVNGPLLAPGLGAQGATAADLRIVFGSALPTVLPSYSREVLGAGPDPEALRAAADRAVDDCRAVLTSS; this is encoded by the coding sequence ATGGAGAGCTTCGGTGCCCGGTTGCACCGGGCGGTCGGCGAGCGAGGCCCGCTCTGTGTGGGAATCGATCCACATCCGGCATTGCTGGCCCGCTGGGGCCTTGCCGACGATGTGCAGGGTCTCAGCCGGTTCGCACGGATCGTCGTGGAAGCGCTCGGTGACCGGGTTGCGGTGGTCAAGCCCCAGTCGGCGTTCTTCGAGCGATTCGGGTCTCAAGGGGTGGCGGTACTTGAGTCAACTATCCGACAGTTACGAGAATCGGGTTCGCTCGTTCTGCTCGACGTCAAGCGCGGTGACATCGGTTCGACGGTCCGCGCCTACGCCTCGGCCTACCTCGATCCATCCAGCCCGGTATATGTCGACGCGGTCACCGCAAGCCCTTTCCTGGGGGTCGGCGCACTCGCCCCGATGTTCGAGTTGGCCGCCGAACACGGCGGCGGCGTCTTCGTCCTGGCGCTCACCTCGAACCCCGAGGGAGCCGCCGTGCAGCGGGCCCGCGGCGCCGACGGGCGCACCGTCGCGCAGACGGTGATCGACGAGATTTCCCAGCTCAACGCCGGTGCGGAGCCACTCGGAAGCTTTGGTCTGGTGGTCGGTGCGACGGTCGGCGAGACCGGCTGCGACCTGTCCGCGGTGAACGGTCCACTGCTGGCGCCGGGACTCGGCGCGCAGGGCGCCACGGCGGCGGATCTGCGGATCGTCTTCGGTTCCGCGCTGCCCACCGTGTTGCCCTCGTACTCGCGGGAGGTGCTGGGCGCCGGCCCCGACCCGGAGGCGCTGCGGGCCGCGGCGGACCGGGCGGTGGACGACTGCCGGGCGGTCCTGACGTCGTCCTGA
- a CDS encoding quinone-dependent dihydroorotate dehydrogenase, with the protein MIFERTVRRGLFRIGGGDAEAAHESTLRRLAALARMPVALAALRARYAVPAPRTVFGVRFPNPVGLAAGMDKDGVALPAWPALGFGFVEVGTVTAHPQPGNPRPRLFRLPDSEAVINRMGFNNAGAEALAARLAALPRPIGVPLGISLGKSKVTALDDAVEDYRTSYRALRGHGDYFAVNVSSPNTPGLRALQDRAHLDALLAALVGERPVLVKIAPDLGEPAIAELLEVCLARGAAGVIATNTTLGRDGLAPADRARSGEAGGLSGRPLADRARQVVAFVHAETGGRLPIMGVGGIVDPDDATRMFDAGASLVQLYSGFIYHGPALPRAVARAAAVAPAPSATGA; encoded by the coding sequence GTGATCTTCGAGCGGACCGTGCGGCGCGGGCTGTTCCGGATCGGCGGCGGCGACGCGGAGGCGGCGCACGAGTCCACCCTGCGGCGGCTGGCCGCGCTGGCCCGGATGCCGGTCGCGCTGGCGGCGCTGCGCGCCCGGTACGCGGTGCCGGCGCCCCGCACGGTGTTCGGGGTGCGGTTCCCCAACCCGGTCGGTCTGGCCGCCGGGATGGACAAGGACGGCGTGGCGCTGCCGGCGTGGCCGGCGTTGGGGTTCGGTTTCGTCGAGGTCGGCACGGTGACGGCGCACCCGCAGCCGGGCAACCCCCGGCCACGGCTGTTCCGGCTGCCCGACAGCGAGGCCGTGATCAACCGGATGGGCTTCAACAACGCCGGGGCGGAGGCACTCGCGGCCCGGCTCGCGGCGCTGCCCCGCCCGATCGGCGTACCGCTGGGCATCTCGCTGGGTAAGTCCAAGGTGACCGCGCTGGACGACGCGGTGGAGGACTACCGGACGTCGTACCGCGCGTTGCGCGGGCACGGCGACTACTTCGCCGTCAACGTCTCCTCGCCGAACACGCCGGGGCTGCGGGCGTTGCAGGACCGCGCCCACCTGGACGCGTTGCTGGCGGCGCTGGTGGGTGAGCGGCCGGTGCTGGTGAAGATCGCCCCCGACCTGGGCGAACCGGCCATCGCGGAGCTGCTGGAGGTGTGCCTGGCCCGGGGTGCCGCCGGGGTGATCGCCACGAACACCACGCTGGGCCGGGACGGGCTGGCCCCGGCCGACCGGGCACGCTCCGGCGAGGCCGGTGGCCTGTCCGGCCGGCCGCTGGCGGACCGGGCCCGGCAGGTGGTCGCCTTCGTCCACGCCGAGACGGGCGGACGGCTGCCGATCATGGGCGTGGGCGGCATCGTCGACCCCGACGACGCCACCCGGATGTTCGACGCCGGCGCCAGCCTGGTGCAGCTCTACAGCGGCTTCATCTACCACGGCCCGGCGCTGCCCCGCGCGGTCGCCCGCGCCGCGGCGGTGGCACCGGCGCCCAGCGCGACGGGAGCGTGA
- a CDS encoding adenosylmethionine--8-amino-7-oxononanoate transaminase, with protein MTPEEILAADAAHVWHPYAALPPAAPPYLVDGAAGVRLKLVDGRELVDGMSSWWAAIHGYRHPVLDAAVTDQLGRMSHVMFGGLTHAPAVELARTLVELAPDGLAHVFLADSGSVGVEVAVKMCLQYQRAGGRPQRRRLGTWRGGYHGDTFHPMSVCDPEGGMHHLWGDVLPRQVFAPAPPAGFETAPDPAYEAALVDAVERHAHELAAVIVEPVVQGAGGMRFHHPHYLRVLREVTRAHGILLIFDEIATGFGRTGTMFAAEHAGVAPDVMCVGKALTGGYLTLAAALCTAEVARGISAGGVLAHGPTFMGNPLACAVANASLGLLRAGDWAGQVSRLQRGLRAGLDPLRSAPGVTDVRVLGGIGVVQLDHEVDLAAATAAAVAQGVWLRPFRDLIYTMPPYVTTDADLALIGAGVAAAVRAG; from the coding sequence ATGACGCCGGAGGAGATCCTCGCCGCCGACGCCGCACACGTCTGGCATCCGTACGCCGCCCTCCCGCCGGCCGCGCCGCCGTACCTGGTGGACGGCGCCGCGGGGGTGCGGCTGAAGCTGGTCGACGGCCGTGAGCTGGTCGACGGCATGTCGTCCTGGTGGGCGGCGATCCACGGCTACCGGCACCCGGTGCTGGACGCGGCGGTGACCGACCAGTTGGGGCGGATGAGTCACGTCATGTTCGGCGGGCTCACCCACGCCCCGGCCGTGGAGCTGGCCCGCACCCTGGTCGAGTTGGCACCCGACGGGTTGGCGCACGTGTTCCTCGCCGACTCCGGCTCGGTCGGTGTCGAGGTCGCGGTGAAGATGTGCCTGCAGTACCAGCGGGCCGGCGGCCGGCCGCAGCGGCGTCGGCTGGGCACCTGGCGGGGCGGATACCACGGGGACACCTTCCACCCGATGAGCGTCTGCGATCCGGAGGGCGGCATGCACCACCTCTGGGGCGACGTGCTGCCCCGGCAGGTCTTCGCCCCGGCACCGCCCGCCGGCTTCGAGACCGCCCCCGACCCGGCGTACGAGGCGGCGCTGGTCGACGCGGTCGAGCGGCACGCCCACGAACTGGCCGCGGTGATCGTCGAGCCGGTGGTGCAGGGCGCCGGCGGGATGCGCTTCCACCACCCGCACTACCTGCGGGTGCTGCGGGAGGTGACCCGAGCGCACGGGATCCTGCTGATCTTCGACGAGATCGCCACCGGCTTCGGTCGCACCGGCACCATGTTCGCCGCCGAGCACGCCGGCGTCGCCCCGGACGTGATGTGCGTGGGCAAGGCCCTCACCGGCGGCTACCTCACCCTGGCGGCCGCACTGTGCACCGCCGAGGTGGCGCGGGGCATCAGTGCCGGCGGCGTCCTGGCGCACGGCCCGACGTTCATGGGCAACCCGCTCGCCTGCGCGGTCGCCAACGCCTCCCTCGGTCTGCTGCGGGCCGGCGACTGGGCCGGGCAGGTGTCGCGGCTCCAGCGCGGCCTGCGGGCCGGCCTCGATCCGCTGCGCAGCGCGCCGGGCGTGACGGACGTGCGGGTGCTCGGCGGGATCGGCGTGGTGCAGCTGGACCACGAGGTGGATCTCGCCGCCGCCACGGCCGCCGCGGTGGCGCAGGGGGTGTGGCTGCGCCCGTTCCGGGACCTGATCTACACGATGCCGCCGTACGTCACCACCGACGCCGACCTGGCGCTGATCGGGGCCGGTGTCGCGGCGGCGGTGCGGGCGGGTTGA